In Thermomicrobiales bacterium, the sequence CCGACGCGCGTATGACCTGCTGACCGAGGGGTTCGGCGCGGGCTTCAACGGTCCGTTGACAGTCGTCGTGGATACACGCCAGGCGACGGATGCGCAGGCCGTCGAGCGGCTGGCTGCTGACCTGCGCGAGCAGCCAGGCGTAGCGCGAGTCAGCCCACCCATCTTCAATCCAGCAGGCGACACGGGCATTATCACAGTCATTCCTGGGACCTCGCCGCAGTCCGAGGCAACCCAGGATCTCGTCCACTTGCTGCGCCGCGACGTCGTGCCACCGGCCATTCAGGAGAGCGGCGTCGAGGCGTCGATCGGCGGCCCGACGGCGGCGTTCATCGACATCGGAGACCGCATTTCCAGCCGGCTACCGGTGTTCTTCCTCGTTGTCATTGGTGTGAGCATGCTGCTGCTGGCGATCGTCTTCCGCTCGCTGCTGGTGCCGGTGCAGGCTGCACTGATGAACGTGCTATCGATTGCCGCTGCCTACGGCGTGCTGGTGGCCGTCTTCCAGTGGGGCTGGTTCTCCAGCGTGTTCGGGATCGACCGGACTGGGCCGATTGAGTCGTTCCTGCCGATGATGCTGTTCGCGGTGCTGTTCGGCCTCTCGACGGACTACGAGGTGTTCCTGATGAGCAGGATCCATGAGGCATGGCTGGAGGGTCGCGGCAGCCGCGCAGCGGTCAGCCACGGCAGCGCGACGACGTCGCGGGTGATCACCGCAGCCGCCAGTATCATGGTCGTCGTCTTCCTGTCGTTCACGCTCAGCGATTCGCGGATTGTGAAAGAGTTCGGCCTTGGACTCGCGGTCGCGATCTTCGTTGACGCGACCGTGATCCGGATGCTGATGGTTCCGGCGATCACCGGCCTGCTCGGCGATGCCAACTGGTATATGCCGGCCTGGCTCGACCGGCGATTGCCACGCGTCTCGCTGGAGGCTCCGGCACCAGCGCCGGTTACGGTCCCTGCGGTGACGCCGGTCGAGGGCGACTGACATCGTGCGGCCGGCGCGATATGCTCCGCATAACGGATGGATGGAGGCGGATCTGCAGGAACAGACGACTGGCACACGGCAGGCTCAGGCGGCACGTCGCCGACAGCAGCTTCTGGAGGCAGCGTTTACGCTCTTCGCCGAGCGTGGCTACCGGGCCACATCGGTGCGCGACATCACGCGCGCGGCCGGCGTGACCGAGGCGGTTCTCTATCACTACTTCGGCAACAAGGCCGACCTGTTGGCTGCCGTGCTCGCCGTCTACGCGCCGTTCGCTGGCTATCGGCGCATCCTCGAAGCGGCCGACTCGGTCCCGGTCGAGATGGTTCTGCGGCGACTGAGCAGTGAGTTCCTCCGCATGCTGCACGAGCGGCGGGCGTTTGTGCTGACCCTCCTTAGCGAGGCTTCGACCGACGCGGAGATCGCGGCGATCCTCAGGCGCCTGCTCGACGATATCATCGGGTCCGTCGTTACCTTCCTCGACTCCCGCCGGGCTACCGGCGAACTCTCCCCGGCTGTCGATAGCCGCGCCGTTGGCGAGGCATTGCAAGGTGGGTTGCTGATCCATTTCCTCAGCCAGAGTCTTGGCGGTGAGACACCGACGGCTGATGACGCGGTGATCGAGCGACTCGTGAGCGTCCTGCTCACCGGCATCCTCCCGCGTTCGTAATCGGCGACGAACCATCCGCTGGCGGCGGCTGTGTCGGCCCGCCGATCCTGGCAGTATCTTGACACGAGGCTTTCGCGTGCTCTAGGGTACGTTCACACCTTCATTGCTGAAGCATCCGGGCAGCGACGACGCTGCCGATGGCCCAATCTTCCGATCGCAGCATCAGTTCGGCGCTGATTCACGGCCCTGGACTTGCGATCGAATCCTCGAAATCGTCCACGACGCAGTGACCGATTCGGTGGTTCCTCTTCGGAGGTCTATCGTCATTCGTGTTTCGTTCGCAGACCTCCCGTCTGTTCAGAGCGCGGCAGCCGCCAATGCTGTCGCAGCGGCACCGGCTCGTTGTCGAGCAACGTTCCGATGCCGAGGAGAGGGGTGATGCCTGCGGCGTAATGGCGTTCCTCAGACCAGAAATTCTGCGAACCACAAAGGTCTGCCACCTGGACTTTCACGTGACGGAGGATGACCGTATGGACCCGCTCGAACGACGCATTATGTATCTCCTGTCTCTGCGCGGTCGCTCGCCTCAGGCGGACGCCTATTCGCGACGCGAGCTCTTCCGCCTCGGCGCTCGATACGCCCTCGGCGGCAGCGTGCTGGCAATGATTCTGGCCGCGTGCGGCAACTCGCAGGACACGCCGACATCGACGGCGTCGAGCGGCTCCGGTGGCAGTACCCCCGGCACCGGTGGCTCGCCGACGACCGAGATCGAGCTGCCGATGATGAAGCCGGAGGATGTGCCGGATAAGCTCAAGGGCAGCGGCGAGGTCGTCGCCATCTCGTTCGGTGGTGCCTACCAGGAGGCGCAACGCAAGGCGTACTTCGAGCCGTTTGAGGAACTATGCGGCATCACCGTCAAGGAGGCCGAGGGGCCGGACATCGCCAAGATCAAGGCGATGGTCGATACCGGCAACGTCCAGTGGGATCTCCCCGAAGTCGGACTCGACGGCATCATCGCGCTGGAGCGCCAGGGCGACTACTGGGAGCCGATTGATTACGACCTCGTCGATGTCGACAACATCGACGAAGGCTTCCGCCACGAGCACGCGATCGCGATGAACCCGTATGGCCTGATCTACGGCTATCGCACCGACGCCTTCGACGGCACGCCGAGCGGCTGGGCCGATTTCTGGGATACCGAAAAGTTCCCCGGACCACGCGCGATGGAGGGCGGCTCCGGCGGTCTGCTGCCGTTCCTCGAAGCGGCTGTCATGGCCGACGGCGTGGCGATGGACAGCATCTACCCGCTCGACATCGACCAGGCCTATGCGTCGCTGGAGAAGATCAAGGACGACGTCGTCAAGTGGTGGGATGCCGGCGCGCAACCGGTCCAGATGCTAGCCGACAAAGAGGCAGTCCTCGCCCAGGCGTGGAGCGGTCGCATTCTCACCCTGAAGTCGCAGAACCCGGACATGCCGGTTGAGATCGCCTGGAATCAGGGCCAGCTCGCGTTCGATGTCTGGGGCATCCCGAAGGGTGCGCCGAACCGGGAGAACGCCCAGAAGCTGGCGGCGTTCTCGACGATGGCGGTCTCGCAGGCGCGACTCTCGATGCTCTACCCGAATGGCTTCGTCAACAACAAGTCGGTCGACTTCATCCCTGCGGAGATCGCCAGCACGCTGGCGACGTCACCGGAGCACAAGGAGCAGATGTTCATCCTGGATGACAACTGGTGGGCGGACAACCGCGAGGAAGTCCTCCAGCGCTGGAACACCTTCATCCTCGGCTAGCGACGACGGCAAGGGGAGACGAGCATGGCAACTGAGACAGCCGGGCAGACTCCGGCGGCAACCGAGCGTCACCACGACCGTACCGGCGCGACCGTGCGG encodes:
- a CDS encoding TetR/AcrR family transcriptional regulator, with product MEADLQEQTTGTRQAQAARRRQQLLEAAFTLFAERGYRATSVRDITRAAGVTEAVLYHYFGNKADLLAAVLAVYAPFAGYRRILEAADSVPVEMVLRRLSSEFLRMLHERRAFVLTLLSEASTDAEIAAILRRLLDDIIGSVVTFLDSRRATGELSPAVDSRAVGEALQGGLLIHFLSQSLGGETPTADDAVIERLVSVLLTGILPRS
- a CDS encoding MMPL family transporter — its product is RRAYDLLTEGFGAGFNGPLTVVVDTRQATDAQAVERLAADLREQPGVARVSPPIFNPAGDTGIITVIPGTSPQSEATQDLVHLLRRDVVPPAIQESGVEASIGGPTAAFIDIGDRISSRLPVFFLVVIGVSMLLLAIVFRSLLVPVQAALMNVLSIAAAYGVLVAVFQWGWFSSVFGIDRTGPIESFLPMMLFAVLFGLSTDYEVFLMSRIHEAWLEGRGSRAAVSHGSATTSRVITAAASIMVVVFLSFTLSDSRIVKEFGLGLAVAIFVDATVIRMLMVPAITGLLGDANWYMPAWLDRRLPRVSLEAPAPAPVTVPAVTPVEGD
- a CDS encoding ABC transporter substrate-binding protein → MTEDDRMDPLERRIMYLLSLRGRSPQADAYSRRELFRLGARYALGGSVLAMILAACGNSQDTPTSTASSGSGGSTPGTGGSPTTEIELPMMKPEDVPDKLKGSGEVVAISFGGAYQEAQRKAYFEPFEELCGITVKEAEGPDIAKIKAMVDTGNVQWDLPEVGLDGIIALERQGDYWEPIDYDLVDVDNIDEGFRHEHAIAMNPYGLIYGYRTDAFDGTPSGWADFWDTEKFPGPRAMEGGSGGLLPFLEAAVMADGVAMDSIYPLDIDQAYASLEKIKDDVVKWWDAGAQPVQMLADKEAVLAQAWSGRILTLKSQNPDMPVEIAWNQGQLAFDVWGIPKGAPNRENAQKLAAFSTMAVSQARLSMLYPNGFVNNKSVDFIPAEIASTLATSPEHKEQMFILDDNWWADNREEVLQRWNTFILG